A genomic segment from candidate division TA06 bacterium encodes:
- a CDS encoding ABC transporter ATP-binding protein gives MSPHEHHEVHEEAALGSIYDARLIKRLLSFLWPYRVKLALSLVVLLAVTGFELVLPHITKEAIDRYITASGRKAVLDRPVPGTLSLAGDTVLVDVSRLSSGDRYLMARWQKQGLAGNTPYYYFKLGDFPRPESVIPVLSAHPGIFSRYGDVVLIKHSDLRQLSPDEILALRDRDFAGIRRIGLLFLGLILLSFGLNFCQVFLVMMVSQRFMHDLRRRVFAKLQVLDMCYFDRNPVGRLVTRATNDVDAVNEAFTSVFSVLLRDVLLTLAILGVLLAYDIKMTMVVLALLPFIALWTVFFRIRARNIYRQIRVRLARLNATLQENISGVRVIQIFRRQAESVRRFNLVNQEYFKSSMQEVLVMSFFRPLVEVISGIGLGLIIYYGGGQVIRQNISLGVLVAFITYLRMFFRPIQELTESYTVLQSAMASSERIFQLLDEPVTIKDIPPASEPERARGRIEFKDVCFEYLPGEPVLKNITFAVAPGEKVALVGSTGSGKTTIINLISRLYDVSSGQILLDGTDIRELGLSRLRSSLGVVMQDVFLFSGDIKGNIRLNKDLSDENVREIARQVHADTFIERLPQKYGQEVKERGVTLSSGERQLLSFARALAFDPPVLVLDEATANIDSATEKLIQDALDILMRGRTSIVIAHRLSTIKHVDRIYVLHKGQIKEVGTHQELLKKRGIYYNLYQLQHGKESE, from the coding sequence ATGTCCCCCCACGAACACCACGAAGTCCACGAAGAGGCGGCCCTGGGCAGCATCTACGACGCCAGGCTGATAAAAAGATTGCTGTCCTTTTTATGGCCCTACCGCGTTAAGTTGGCCCTTTCGCTGGTGGTACTGCTGGCCGTCACCGGGTTCGAGCTGGTGCTGCCCCACATTACCAAGGAGGCCATCGACCGCTACATCACCGCCTCCGGGCGCAAGGCGGTGCTGGACCGCCCGGTACCGGGGACTTTGTCCCTGGCCGGAGATACTGTGCTGGTTGACGTTTCCAGGCTTTCCTCCGGCGACAGATACCTGATGGCCCGCTGGCAGAAACAGGGACTGGCCGGCAACACCCCTTACTATTACTTTAAGCTCGGGGATTTCCCCCGTCCGGAAAGCGTCATTCCGGTTCTGTCCGCCCACCCCGGGATCTTTTCCCGCTACGGCGATGTGGTGCTGATAAAACATTCCGACCTGAGGCAATTGTCACCGGACGAGATCCTGGCCCTGCGGGACCGCGACTTTGCCGGGATCAGAAGGATCGGCCTGCTGTTCCTGGGGCTGATCCTGTTGAGCTTCGGTTTGAATTTCTGCCAGGTGTTCCTGGTGATGATGGTCAGCCAGCGCTTCATGCACGACCTGCGGCGCCGGGTCTTCGCCAAGCTCCAGGTGCTGGACATGTGCTACTTTGACCGCAACCCGGTGGGCCGCCTGGTGACCCGGGCCACCAACGACGTGGACGCCGTCAACGAGGCCTTCACCTCGGTGTTCTCGGTCCTGCTGCGGGATGTTCTTCTGACCCTGGCCATCCTGGGGGTTTTGCTGGCCTACGACATCAAGATGACAATGGTGGTGCTGGCCCTGCTGCCATTCATCGCGCTGTGGACGGTGTTCTTCCGGATCCGGGCCCGCAACATTTACCGCCAGATCCGGGTCCGGCTGGCCCGACTTAACGCCACCCTGCAGGAGAACATCTCCGGGGTCCGGGTGATCCAGATCTTCCGCCGCCAGGCCGAAAGCGTCCGCCGCTTCAATCTGGTCAATCAGGAATATTTCAAATCCTCCATGCAAGAGGTTCTGGTGATGTCCTTCTTCCGCCCCCTGGTGGAGGTGATCTCCGGGATCGGCCTGGGGCTGATCATTTACTACGGCGGCGGACAGGTGATACGGCAGAATATCTCGCTGGGTGTGCTGGTGGCCTTCATCACTTATCTGAGAATGTTCTTCCGCCCTATCCAGGAGCTGACCGAAAGCTACACTGTGCTGCAGTCGGCCATGGCCAGTTCCGAACGCATCTTCCAGCTGCTGGACGAGCCGGTGACCATAAAGGACATTCCACCGGCTTCGGAACCGGAGCGGGCCAGGGGCAGGATAGAATTCAAGGACGTCTGCTTTGAATACCTGCCGGGCGAGCCGGTGCTCAAGAACATCACCTTTGCCGTGGCCCCCGGCGAAAAAGTGGCCCTGGTGGGTTCCACCGGCAGCGGCAAGACCACCATCATCAACCTGATCTCCAGGCTTTACGACGTAAGCAGCGGCCAGATCCTGCTGGACGGAACGGACATCCGGGAGCTGGGCCTTTCCCGCCTCCGCTCCTCGCTGGGTGTGGTGATGCAGGACGTGTTCCTGTTCTCCGGAGATATCAAGGGCAACATCCGGTTGAACAAGGACCTGTCCGATGAAAATGTAAGGGAGATCGCCCGCCAGGTCCACGCCGACACCTTCATCGAAAGACTGCCGCAGAAATACGGCCAGGAGGTCAAGGAGCGGGGGGTGACCCTTTCCTCCGGGGAGCGCCAGCTGCTGTCCTTTGCCCGGGCCCTGGCCTTCGATCCGCCGGTGCTGGTGCTGGACGAGGCCACCGCCAACATCGACTCGGCCACCGAGAAGCTGATCCAGGACGCCCTGGACATCCTGATGCGGGGCCGCACCTCCATAGTCATCGCCCACCGGCTTTCCACCATCAAGCACGTGGACCGGATCTATGTGCTGCACAAGGGGCAGATCAAGGAAGTGGGCACCCACCAGGAACTGCTGAAGAAGCGCGGGATCTACTACAACCTTTACCAGCTGCAGCATGGCAAAGAGTCTGAGTAA
- a CDS encoding methyltransferase domain-containing protein, with amino-acid sequence MDKPFWEKSYKSMETATFGNPSLEIYEISNALPKGSKILDAGCGDGRNALYLAEKGFSVDAFDVSANGIEKLTAITKQKDITINAWIQDLAEYEFNNRYDLIISHGVLHLVKREVWARFIQGMKSHTRINGLNVVVVFTDALPVPADLAEHCIGLFAEKELRNIYSDWAVEYFKSYDFYDTHPGGIKHHHAANKLIARKR; translated from the coding sequence ATGGACAAGCCTTTTTGGGAAAAATCTTATAAAAGCATGGAGACTGCAACATTTGGAAATCCCAGCCTTGAGATATACGAGATATCCAACGCGTTGCCAAAAGGATCCAAAATTCTTGATGCCGGTTGCGGCGATGGAAGAAACGCCTTGTATCTGGCTGAAAAAGGTTTTTCCGTGGATGCTTTTGATGTCTCAGCCAACGGCATAGAAAAATTGACAGCCATCACCAAACAAAAAGATATAACGATCAATGCCTGGATTCAGGACCTGGCCGAGTATGAATTTAACAACCGATATGATCTGATAATATCGCACGGCGTTTTACATTTGGTAAAACGGGAGGTTTGGGCCAGATTCATCCAAGGCATGAAGTCGCATACCAGGATCAACGGCCTTAACGTAGTTGTAGTGTTTACCGATGCCTTGCCTGTTCCCGCTGATTTGGCCGAACATTGCATTGGTTTGTTTGCTGAAAAAGAGCTCAGAAACATTTACTCTGACTGGGCCGTTGAATATTTTAAGTCTTACGATTTCTACGACACCCATCCCGGCGGGATAAAGCATCATCACGCCGCGAACAAGCTGATCGCCCGGAAGAGATAG
- a CDS encoding ABC transporter ATP-binding protein, with translation MKELFKLKKYLARYKWALLAGFISLIAVDLLQLAIPLYIKHAVDDLAAGVAVPARLAGYGLWVLGLALAIGLGRFFWRYFLIGTARKVERHLRDEFFSHLCTLDFVYFDSTKTGDLMAHATNDINAVRMALGFGSVILTDILVLGLASLFLMFSLSPRLALYALIPLPFLSLIVALFGRIIRHRFEVVQKSFSELTETVRENISGIKVVKLFVQEHSENVRFDASSQDYLNKNMQLVWVWGAFFPLITLVASFSQGIALWWGGRLAVSGRISLGDFVAFMAYLGILIWPMIAIGRAIDIFQRGAASQGRLNRIFETRLQIKDLPGAVNFRAARGSITVEGLTYYHQDQSRPALQDISFELKDRKMLGITGTIGSGKSTLAHLMMRLYDYRQGRILLDGREITGYTVDSLREQFAFVPQDSFLFSDSIEENLSFGRWPLPDQGELERVARLAAVHQEILGLPKGYQTVIGERGVTLSGGQKQRLALARALLLDKPILILDDALSAVDADTERRILDSLRSELEQRTSIVISHRIFAIMDADLILVMDQGRVVEQGKHQELLERRGKYFEMHQLQQLERELEKA, from the coding sequence ATGAAAGAACTCTTTAAACTAAAGAAATATCTGGCCCGTTACAAATGGGCCCTGCTGGCCGGGTTCATCAGCCTGATCGCGGTGGACCTGCTGCAGCTGGCCATTCCGTTGTACATCAAACACGCTGTGGATGACCTGGCGGCCGGGGTGGCCGTCCCTGCCCGGCTGGCCGGCTACGGCCTGTGGGTCCTGGGGCTGGCGCTGGCCATCGGCCTGGGGCGCTTTTTCTGGCGCTATTTTTTGATCGGCACCGCCCGGAAGGTGGAACGCCACCTGCGGGACGAGTTCTTCTCCCACCTCTGCACTTTGGACTTTGTATATTTCGACTCCACCAAGACCGGAGACCTTATGGCCCACGCCACCAACGACATCAACGCGGTGCGGATGGCCCTGGGCTTTGGCTCGGTGATCCTGACCGACATTTTGGTGCTGGGCCTGGCTTCCCTGTTCCTGATGTTCAGCCTTTCGCCCCGGCTGGCCCTGTATGCCCTGATCCCCCTGCCCTTTTTGAGCTTGATTGTGGCCCTATTCGGACGGATCATCCGCCACCGGTTCGAGGTGGTCCAAAAATCATTTTCCGAACTGACCGAGACGGTACGGGAAAATATCTCTGGCATCAAGGTGGTGAAACTTTTCGTCCAGGAGCATTCGGAGAATGTCCGGTTTGACGCCTCCAGCCAGGATTACCTGAATAAGAACATGCAGCTGGTCTGGGTCTGGGGAGCTTTCTTTCCATTGATCACTCTGGTGGCCTCGTTCTCCCAGGGCATAGCCTTGTGGTGGGGCGGGCGGCTGGCAGTTTCCGGCCGGATCTCTTTGGGAGACTTCGTGGCCTTCATGGCTTATTTGGGAATACTGATCTGGCCGATGATCGCCATCGGGCGGGCCATCGACATCTTCCAGCGGGGAGCGGCCTCGCAGGGAAGGCTTAACCGGATATTTGAGACCCGTCTCCAGATCAAGGATCTGCCCGGCGCTGTAAACTTTAGAGCAGCCCGGGGTAGCATTACGGTCGAAGGCCTGACCTATTACCATCAGGACCAGTCCCGGCCGGCCCTGCAGGACATCAGCTTTGAGCTTAAGGACCGGAAAATGCTGGGCATCACCGGCACCATCGGTTCGGGCAAAAGCACCCTGGCCCACCTGATGATGAGGCTGTACGATTACCGGCAGGGCCGGATACTGCTTGATGGCCGGGAGATCACCGGGTACACTGTAGACTCGCTGAGGGAGCAGTTCGCCTTTGTGCCTCAGGACAGTTTTCTTTTCTCCGACAGCATTGAAGAAAACCTCTCTTTCGGGCGCTGGCCCCTTCCGGACCAGGGGGAACTGGAGCGGGTGGCCCGGCTGGCCGCGGTGCACCAGGAGATACTGGGCCTGCCTAAAGGGTATCAGACCGTGATCGGCGAGCGGGGCGTGACCCTGTCCGGAGGACAGAAGCAGCGGCTGGCGCTGGCTCGGGCCCTGCTGCTGGACAAGCCAATCCTGATCCTGGACGACGCCCTGTCGGCGGTGGACGCCGACACCGAGCGAAGGATCTTGGACAGCCTGAGATCCGAACTGGAACAACGCACCTCCATCGTCATCTCCCACCGCATCTTCGCCATCATGGACGCCGATCTGATATTGGTGATGGACCAGGGCCGGGTCGTGGAGCAGGGGAAACACCAGGAACTGCTGGAACGCAGAGGCAAGTATTTTGAGATGCACCAGCTACAGCAGCTGGAAAGGGAGCTGGAGAAAGCTTGA
- a CDS encoding TerC/Alx family metal homeostasis membrane protein → MHLYNYVMIDTIMWFAFAVIVAVMLFIDLFATSHRHHALSAKKALMWSLVWIGAALVFCAGIWIFEGHTKALEFLTAYLLEKSLSVDNLFVFILIFSSFSIGPDRQTLILKWGILGAIVMRVVLILFGVSLMQTFSWVIYLFGGILVVTAVKMAFTDEQEMDVEKHLVVRMARKMFPVAVSNHGEKFFVVHDGRRAVTSLFLALLVVESSDLVFAVDSIPAVLAVSPHAFIAVTSNIFAILGLRALYFLLASVIGMFRFLKYGVALILMFVGVKMLIARWIHISIGVSLTFICATLALSILLSLAKKEAK, encoded by the coding sequence ATGCACCTCTATAATTATGTCATGATAGATACAATTATGTGGTTCGCATTTGCGGTCATAGTGGCGGTGATGCTGTTCATCGACCTGTTCGCCACCAGCCACCGCCATCACGCCCTGTCGGCCAAGAAAGCCCTGATGTGGAGCCTGGTCTGGATCGGAGCGGCCTTGGTCTTCTGCGCCGGCATCTGGATCTTTGAGGGGCACACCAAGGCCCTGGAGTTTTTAACCGCCTACCTGCTGGAGAAATCGCTCTCGGTGGACAACCTGTTCGTGTTCATCCTGATCTTCTCCAGCTTCTCCATCGGCCCGGACCGCCAGACCCTGATCCTTAAATGGGGTATTTTGGGAGCCATCGTAATGCGGGTGGTGCTGATCCTGTTCGGGGTCTCGCTGATGCAGACTTTCAGCTGGGTCATCTACTTGTTCGGGGGAATCCTGGTGGTGACCGCCGTTAAGATGGCCTTCACCGATGAGCAGGAGATGGACGTGGAAAAGCACCTGGTGGTGCGGATGGCCCGGAAGATGTTCCCGGTGGCGGTCTCCAATCACGGAGAAAAGTTTTTCGTTGTTCATGACGGCCGGCGAGCAGTCACCTCACTATTCCTTGCCCTGCTGGTGGTGGAGAGCTCGGACCTGGTGTTCGCGGTGGATTCCATTCCGGCGGTGCTGGCGGTTTCTCCCCACGCCTTCATCGCCGTCACTTCAAACATCTTCGCCATCCTGGGACTGCGGGCCCTGTATTTCCTGCTGGCCAGCGTCATCGGCATGTTCCGCTTCCTTAAGTACGGCGTGGCCCTGATCCTGATGTTTGTGGGCGTCAAGATGCTGATCGCCCGATGGATCCATATATCCATCGGGGTCTCCCTGACCTTCATCTGCGCCACCCTGGCGCTGTCGATACTGCTGTCTCTGGCCAAGAAAGAAGCCAAATGA
- the lpxB gene encoding lipid-A-disaccharide synthase translates to MIIAGETSGDLHGGQLVKELKALDPGLEIFGIGGDRMQAGGMELLYHVNELSFMGLAEVIGHLPFIRSVMKKLETELYARKPDAVVLIDYPGFNLRFARKVKKAGIPVVYFISPKVWAWGRGRVRNIRRLVDKMLCILPFEEDFYRGRRINARYVGNPSMDEVKTSQSREQFYKNNGMDPKHHLVGLLPGSRKQEIEMILPVMLQTAVMLKEKDPALQFALGLAPGMDRERIEDMIAVSGLDAALIEGPAYNLMAHSRLLLVASGTATLEAGISGTPMIVIYKTSPLTYFIGRRLIKVPDIGLVNLVAGKRVVPEFLQGEARPGAIFLMAQVLLAEGRPRQVVMAELAKIRDILGEPGAAKRAVGEIYETISKKQ, encoded by the coding sequence ATGATCATCGCCGGAGAAACCTCCGGGGACCTCCACGGCGGCCAGCTGGTGAAGGAACTGAAGGCGCTGGACCCAGGCCTGGAGATATTCGGGATCGGGGGCGACCGGATGCAGGCCGGAGGGATGGAGCTTCTATACCATGTCAATGAGCTTTCCTTTATGGGTCTGGCCGAAGTGATCGGCCATCTGCCGTTCATCCGTTCGGTGATGAAGAAGCTGGAGACCGAGCTTTATGCCCGGAAACCTGATGCGGTGGTGCTTATAGACTATCCCGGGTTCAATCTGCGGTTCGCTCGAAAGGTGAAAAAAGCCGGGATCCCGGTGGTCTATTTCATCTCGCCCAAGGTCTGGGCCTGGGGCCGGGGCCGGGTGCGCAATATCCGGAGATTGGTGGACAAGATGCTCTGCATCCTGCCGTTCGAGGAGGATTTTTACCGGGGCCGCCGGATCAACGCCCGGTATGTGGGCAATCCATCAATGGACGAGGTCAAGACCAGCCAAAGCCGGGAGCAGTTCTATAAAAACAACGGAATGGATCCAAAGCACCATTTGGTGGGACTGCTGCCGGGCAGCCGCAAGCAGGAGATAGAAATGATCCTGCCGGTGATGCTGCAGACCGCAGTGATGCTCAAGGAAAAGGATCCCGCCCTGCAGTTCGCCCTGGGTCTGGCTCCGGGTATGGACCGGGAGCGGATCGAGGACATGATCGCGGTCTCCGGCCTGGATGCGGCCCTGATCGAAGGGCCGGCCTACAACCTGATGGCTCACTCCCGGCTGCTACTGGTGGCCTCGGGCACGGCCACGTTGGAGGCCGGGATCAGCGGCACGCCGATGATCGTCATCTACAAGACCTCGCCCCTGACCTACTTCATCGGCCGCCGGCTGATCAAGGTCCCGGACATCGGCCTGGTCAACTTAGTGGCCGGAAAGAGGGTGGTGCCGGAGTTCCTGCAGGGCGAAGCCCGGCCCGGGGCGATATTCCTGATGGCCCAGGTGCTGCTGGCCGAGGGCCGTCCGCGGCAGGTTGTGATGGCGGAGCTGGCCAAGATCCGGGATATACTGGGAGAACCGGGAGCAGCCAAACGGGCGGTGGGGGAGATCTACGAAACTATTAGCAAAAAGCAATAA
- the ltaE gene encoding low-specificity L-threonine aldolase, producing MKIIDLRSDTVTKPSAVMKQAMFSAPLGDDVFGDDPTVNKLQAETARLLGKQGGLFVPSGTMGNQIALKTLARSGDEVILDHESHIFRYEVAGAAVMSGLQFHTITGPGGILTAEQVKQAIRPEDIHQPQTTVVCLENTHNRAGGVIYPLDEIKKISALCKKHKIRMHLDGARLWNASIASGVSLKEYSKYFDSVMVCFSKGLGCPAGSVLAGDREFIEKARRNRKMMGGGMRQAGILAGAGLYALKHNFKRMAEDHKRAKTLARIISQIPKIQIDLGSVQTNIVVFDIKQTGMRSEQAMEKLAGKGLWLVSFGPTRLRAVTHLDVGDKDIKTAGAIMRKIFGGRNK from the coding sequence ATGAAGATCATAGACCTTCGCTCCGATACGGTTACAAAACCCTCGGCCGTCATGAAGCAGGCCATGTTCAGCGCCCCGCTGGGCGACGACGTCTTCGGCGACGACCCCACGGTCAACAAACTTCAGGCCGAGACCGCCAGACTGCTGGGCAAGCAGGGCGGGTTGTTCGTGCCCTCCGGCACTATGGGCAACCAGATAGCGTTAAAGACCCTGGCCCGGTCCGGGGACGAAGTGATCCTGGACCACGAGTCCCACATCTTCCGTTACGAAGTGGCCGGTGCGGCGGTGATGTCCGGCCTGCAGTTCCATACCATTACCGGACCCGGCGGGATCCTAACCGCAGAGCAGGTCAAACAGGCCATCCGCCCGGAGGACATCCATCAGCCGCAAACCACGGTGGTCTGCTTAGAGAACACCCATAACCGGGCCGGCGGGGTTATCTATCCATTGGACGAGATAAAAAAGATCTCCGCTTTGTGCAAAAAACACAAGATCAGGATGCACCTGGACGGAGCCCGGCTTTGGAACGCCTCCATCGCCAGCGGTGTTTCGCTGAAAGAATATTCCAAATACTTCGACTCGGTGATGGTCTGTTTCTCCAAAGGCCTGGGCTGTCCGGCGGGGTCGGTGCTGGCGGGGGACAGGGAGTTCATTGAAAAGGCTCGGCGCAACCGCAAGATGATGGGTGGAGGCATGCGCCAGGCTGGCATTCTGGCCGGGGCCGGGCTGTATGCGCTTAAGCACAACTTCAAAAGAATGGCCGAGGACCATAAGCGGGCCAAAACATTGGCCCGAATAATATCTCAAATACCAAAAATACAAATCGATTTGGGCAGCGTCCAGACCAACATAGTTGTCTTCGACATCAAACAAACCGGAATGAGATCAGAGCAGGCTATGGAAAAACTGGCCGGGAAAGGCCTGTGGCTGGTGTCTTTCGGGCCCACCCGGCTCAGGGCGGTGACCCATTTGGATGTGGGCGACAAAGACATAAAAACCGCCGGGGCCATAATGCGGAAAATATTCGGCGGGCGCAATAAATAA
- the speD gene encoding adenosylmethionine decarboxylase produces MKYKSQQISHIKNTKTDVKPLKSLKLHGFNNLTKTLSFNMYDICYAKNQKHREEYIKYIDEEYNAARLTKILNEVANIIGAKVLNIAQQDYDPQGASVTMLISEEHVQPEHIDFPNGTAENLEHQDVVGHLDKSHITVHTYPESHPDNGISTFRADIDVSTCGVISPLRALNYLINCFYSDIAIMDYRVRGFTRDVSGKKYYIDHKINSIQNYLSKELVKDYQMVDVNVYQENIFHTKMVLKDFDIDEYLFGRGQKKLLAWDKFKIKKRLQKEMYEIFSGENTPRF; encoded by the coding sequence ATGAAATACAAATCCCAGCAGATATCCCATATCAAAAACACCAAGACCGACGTCAAACCCCTGAAAAGCCTGAAGCTTCACGGGTTCAACAATCTGACCAAGACCCTGAGCTTCAACATGTACGACATCTGCTACGCCAAGAACCAGAAGCACCGGGAAGAGTACATCAAGTACATCGACGAGGAATACAACGCGGCCCGGCTGACCAAGATCCTGAACGAGGTGGCCAACATCATCGGGGCAAAGGTGCTGAACATCGCCCAGCAGGACTACGACCCCCAGGGAGCCAGCGTCACCATGCTGATCTCGGAAGAACACGTCCAGCCGGAGCACATAGACTTTCCCAACGGCACAGCCGAGAACCTGGAACACCAGGACGTGGTGGGGCACCTGGACAAGAGCCACATCACCGTTCACACCTATCCCGAAAGCCACCCCGACAACGGCATCAGCACCTTCAGGGCCGACATCGACGTCTCCACCTGCGGGGTGATCTCGCCGCTGCGGGCCCTGAACTACCTGATAAACTGCTTCTATTCCGACATCGCCATCATGGACTACCGGGTGCGGGGCTTTACCCGGGATGTCTCCGGCAAGAAATATTATATAGACCACAAGATCAACTCTATTCAGAACTACCTCTCCAAGGAACTGGTCAAGGATTATCAGATGGTGGACGTCAACGTTTACCAGGAGAACATCTTCCACACCAAGATGGTGCTCAAGGATTTTGACATCGACGAATACCTGTTCGGCCGGGGCCAGAAAAAACTGCTGGCCTGGGACAAGTTCAAGATCAAGAAACGCCTGCAAAAGGAGATGTACGAGATTTTTTCCGGGGAGAATACGCCCAGGTTCTAA